A single genomic interval of Eurosta solidaginis isolate ZX-2024a chromosome 3, ASM4086904v1, whole genome shotgun sequence harbors:
- the Dg gene encoding uncharacterized protein Dg isoform X1 encodes MRRIPKFDLTLPSKAKTLLLLVLFGLAWLGCTHAERDFNFNDSQVPLLEPRDEPAHTRYGHDSYSVEVSSCRSASSEIVLSLVLKNHDWTDLSDNKKDKVLEKLSKFFAIPKEFIVMESVTKRELSEMQKESKRRGHNKCHSNYNSPVGRVSFVLGCGSKYFTMSEPINKQIGAQMKDGSIDNITDEKFCWWVIWHKHYKTRAQRSRRQTDGSGADEVDDDYDYEYDEDDEEVDNVTEVPVTTVHAHRHHHGAGQMNIADNKLEELSSAAATGNQIADTAISTDFEAEDPAVAAASSSNTKQSSSKDKSSFALANKQGIIDEEIVESVSQLESVITKTIENTKNIKELPVIEEDDGEEDIPVAVEIEKELDVPNALEELNTDQTNKLDMNLNMKENELITSSVGYEAIQTDTTTQTSLNNKHYNDNENESYGAPATTVVDKSSFTQREYVRARADDKKLNKATLDLSEGSAVNELMESRASSGTEVTINPYPVVSSTATINPILIGISRDETTLPSTLHIPFNTASTTLTPFLQIVNATATPVTESMPFFSSSASFSSSLYQSSSTVSAVLSSTSPHVPTSIPTTTIASLTTTTPTITTQLLTKDDNETSTVLSGPEISRTSFTTPQALDVYGSSSTVAQQAPSTSTSDTATTPTISNSESTASTYGSTDYIEPKVENTAPMIRARLQKFAMTSGKAFSYSVPQDTFYDAEDLTNLRLDLTDKDGRELKASSWLQFNPETHVLYGLPLDDSVSKWQYRLSATDSGNDSVTETLEVAVQQHRGVRTVNHEISITVKINEKNINNIDWQLKLMRDVASTLGDENTNWIVVREIRLMPQDSNTATFVYFNETFPTSECPEYELNKLVKRLDASRLSDLVYPTLSVKSITGQLIGACQKSHITKPKPTTHISTNVPPLPRNQVDRVNATVGHLLVFKVPSDTFYDPNDNEHLTLTLKTKEHKELNPRHWLQFDSKNQEFYGIPKSGDAGSEEYLLVAQDAGGLSATDALVVVVNHAPKKEFSVYFKAYLAIRHEQFNADLQRKFVERISQLFGDTTTQYVQIRSVTTHHDSDSTIVNFYNTSLYKTHNRCPEEEIEAVRSVYLIKDHMVRDHVKRMLGPELNVTNVQALPLGLCHPQTDIIHRDYAPTKTDDPTLKSSFSEQYLYTIILPAVIIVSMITIALLIACCLHRRRRKSGKMELGDEEERRSFRKKNIPVIFQDELDEKPEIGNKSPIILKDEKPPLLPPSYNTSNMNGDNDVDEYVPPPAVVVGGGREARGKSPATPSYRKPPPYVSP; translated from the exons GTACCCCTACTTGAACCTCGCGACGAGCCTGCCCACACTCGCTACGGCCATGATTCATATTCGGTGGAAGTATCGAGCTGTCGTTCAGCCAGCAGTGAAATCGTGCTGTCACTAGTGCTTAAAAATCACGATTGGACTGATTTAAGTGACAATAAAAAGGACAAAGTACTTGAGAAACTATCAAAGTTCTTTGCTATACCGAAG GAATTTATCGTTATGGAATCTGTAACAAAACGTGAACTCAGCGAAATGCAGAAGGAATCAAAGCGCAGAGGTCATAATAAGTGTCATAGTAATTATAATAGTCCTGTGGGACGCGTTAGCTTTGTT CTTGGCTGTGGCTCTAAATATTTTACAATGAGCGAACCAATAAACAAACAAATCGGTGCACAAATGAAGGATGGTTCTATTGATAACATAACTGACGAAAAGTTTTGTTGGTGGGTCATATGGCACAAGCATTACAAAACaag AGCGCAACGGAGTCGCCGTCAAACGGACGGTTCTGGTGCAGATGAGGTTGATGATGATTATGATTATGAATATGATGAAGATGATGAAGAAGT GGATAACGTAACAGAAGTGCCAGTAACCACAGTGCATGCACATCGTCATCATCACGGAGCTGGCCAG ATGAATATCGCGGATAATAAGCTAGAAGAACTGTCGTCAGCAGCGGCAACAGGAAATCAAATCGCTGATACGGCAATCAGTACCGATTTCGAAGCAGAGGATCCTGCTGTCGCAGCTGCATCATCATCAAATACCAAGCAGTCATCTTCGAAAGATAAATCGAGTTTTGCGCTTGCGAATAAGCAAGGCATCATCGATGAAGAAATCGTTGAGAGTGTCTCACAGCTAGAATCTGTTATAACTAAAACTATTGAAAATACCAAAAACATTAAGGAACTTCCTGTTATAGAGGAAGACGATGGAGAAGAAGATATTCCAGTTGCTGTGGAAATTGAAAAGGAATTGGATGTGCCAAATGCACTTGAAGAACTTAATACAGACCAAACAAATAAGTTGGATATGAATTTAAATATGAAAGAGAATGAACTCATAACCTCAAGTGTTGGCTATGAAGCAATACAAACTGACACAACAACACAAACTTCATTGAATAATAAACAttataatgataatgaaaatgaaTCGTACGGAGCGCCCGCCACAACTGTCGTCGATAAGTCAAGTTTCACTCAAAGAGAATACGTTAGGGCACGCGCTGATgataaaaaactaaataaagcgaCACTTGACCTCTCAGAGGGTTCGGCTGTTAATGAACTAATGGAGTCAAGAGCGTCATCTGGTACTGAAGTAACTATTAACCCATATCCAGTTGTGTCCAGCACGGCTACCATAAATCCGATTCTTATTGGCATCTCAAGAGATGAGACGACCTTGCCATCCACTTTACACATACCTTTCAATACCGCTTCGACCACACTTACACCTTTTTTGCAAATTGTTAATGCGACCGCAACGCCAGTAACCGAATCAATGCCATTTTTTTCATCCTCTGCATCGTTTTCATCATCATTATATCAATCATCGTCTACCGTTTCGGCTGTGTTATCATCTACTTCGCCACATGTACCCACATCCATTCCAACAACAACCATAGCTTCATTAACGACAACAACACCGACTATAACCACACAACTTTTAACTAAG GATGACAATGAAACGAGCACAGTACTGTCTGGACCAGAAATCAGTCGCACA TCCTTTACAACACCACAAGCTTTGGATGTTTATGGCTCTTCTTCAACTGTTGCACAACAAGCACCATCAACATCCACTTCCGACACGGCCACTACACCTACAATATCGAACAGCGAAAGTACAGCATCCACATATGGGTCTACAGATTATATTGAACCCAAAGTCGAGAATACGGCGCCAATGATACGCGCGCGCTTGCAGAAGTTTGCTATGACATCGGGCAAGGCATTCTCATACTCGGTGCCGCAGGATACATTTTATGATGCAGAGGATCTTACAAATTTGCGTTTAGATTTGACAGACAAAGATGGTCGAGAATTGAAGGCATCATCATGGCTACAATTCAATCCAGAAACGCATGTCCTATACGGCCT ACCATTGGATGATTCTGTATCGAAGTGGCAATATCGTTTGTCGGCTACAGATTCAGGTAACGACTCAGTCACGGAGACACTGGAAGTAGCTGTACAGCAGCATCGTGGTGTGCGAACTGTAAATCATGAGATAAGCATCACTGTAAAgataaacgaaaaaaatataaacaacatTGATTGGCAGCTAAAATTAATGCGAG ATGTTGCCTCGACACTAGGTGATGAAAATACCAACTGGATTGTTGTGCGTGAAATCCGTCTAATGCCACAAGATTCGAATACGGCCACCTTTGTATATTTCAATGAAACTTTTCCCACCAGCGAGTGTCCGGAGTACGAACTAAACAAGTTGGTTAAACGGTTAGATGCTAGTCGTCTGAGTGATTTGGTTTATCCTACTTTGAGTGTCAAATCAATAACTGGCCAATTGATTGGCGCCTGTCAGAAGTCACATATTACAAAACCGAAGCCAACTACACATATATCAACAAATGTGCCACCCCTGCCACGCAATCAAGTTGATCGTGTTAATGCTACTGTTGgacatttacttgtttttaaagtTCCAAGCGATACATTCTATGATCCAAATGACAATGAGCATCTAACTTTAACACTCAAAACAAAAGAACACAAGGAATTGAATCCACGACATTGGTTACAATTTGATTCGAAGAATCAAGAATTTTATGGCATACCCAAGAGTGGTGATGCTGGCTCAGAGGAATATCTATTAGTAGCACAAGATGCTGGCGGACTAAGTGCAACAGATGCTTTGGTTGTGGTGGTTAATCATGCACCTAAAAAAGAATTTAGCGTTTACTTTAAAGCGTACCTGGCCATACGACATGAGCAATTTAATGCCGATTTACAGCGCAAATTTGTGGAACGCATTTCACAGCTCTTTGGCGACACAACAACACAATATGTTCAAATACGTTCGGTGACGACACATCATGATTCAGACAGTACAATTGTAAATTTCTATAATACTAGTTTGTATAAAACACATAATCGTTGTCCTGAAGAGGAAATTGAGGCAGTGCGTAGTGTATACTTAATCAAGGATCATATGGTACGTGATCATGTGAAAAGAATGCTTGGGCCTGAATTAAATGTAACCAATGTGCAAGCATTACCGTTAGGCTTGTGTCATC ctcaaACTGATATTATACATCGTGACTATGCACCCACGAAGACCGACGACCCCACTCTTAAATCTAGCTTCAGTGAGCAGTACCTGTACACAATTATATTGCCAGCAGTAATTATTGTTAGTATGATAACTATCGCTTTACTGATTGCCTGCTGTTTGCATCGTCGTCGCCGCAAGAGTGGTAAAATGGAATTAG GTGACGAAGAGGAACGTCGATCTTTTCGAAAGAAGAACATACCCGTCATTTTCCAAGATGAGTTAGATGAAAAGcctgaaatcggtaacaaaaGTCCAATCATTTTAAAGGATGAAAAGCCACCGCTATTGCCACCTTCTTACAATACGTCGAACATGAACG GTGATAATGATGTAGATGAGTATGTGCCACCGCCAGCCGTCGTAGTGGGAGGAGGGCGTGAGGCGCGAGGGAAATCACCAGCCACGCCATCATATCGAAAACCCCCACCATACGTTTCACCATAA
- the Dg gene encoding uncharacterized protein Dg isoform X2: MRRIPKFDLTLPSKAKTLLLLVLFGLAWLGCTHAERDFNFNDSQVPLLEPRDEPAHTRYGHDSYSVEVSSCRSASSEIVLSLVLKNHDWTDLSDNKKDKVLEKLSKFFAIPKEFIVMESVTKRELSEMQKESKRRGHNKCHSNYNSPVGRVSFVLGCGSKYFTMSEPINKQIGAQMKDGSIDNITDEKFCWWVIWHKHYKTRAQRSRRQTDGSGADEVDDDYDYEYDEDDEEVDNVTEVPVTTVHAHRHHHGAGQDDNETSTVLSGPEISRTSFTTPQALDVYGSSSTVAQQAPSTSTSDTATTPTISNSESTASTYGSTDYIEPKVENTAPMIRARLQKFAMTSGKAFSYSVPQDTFYDAEDLTNLRLDLTDKDGRELKASSWLQFNPETHVLYGLPLDDSVSKWQYRLSATDSGNDSVTETLEVAVQQHRGVRTVNHEISITVKINEKNINNIDWQLKLMRDVASTLGDENTNWIVVREIRLMPQDSNTATFVYFNETFPTSECPEYELNKLVKRLDASRLSDLVYPTLSVKSITGQLIGACQKSHITKPKPTTHISTNVPPLPRNQVDRVNATVGHLLVFKVPSDTFYDPNDNEHLTLTLKTKEHKELNPRHWLQFDSKNQEFYGIPKSGDAGSEEYLLVAQDAGGLSATDALVVVVNHAPKKEFSVYFKAYLAIRHEQFNADLQRKFVERISQLFGDTTTQYVQIRSVTTHHDSDSTIVNFYNTSLYKTHNRCPEEEIEAVRSVYLIKDHMVRDHVKRMLGPELNVTNVQALPLGLCHPQTDIIHRDYAPTKTDDPTLKSSFSEQYLYTIILPAVIIVSMITIALLIACCLHRRRRKSGKMELGDEEERRSFRKKNIPVIFQDELDEKPEIGNKSPIILKDEKPPLLPPSYNTSNMNGDNDVDEYVPPPAVVVGGGREARGKSPATPSYRKPPPYVSP; this comes from the exons GTACCCCTACTTGAACCTCGCGACGAGCCTGCCCACACTCGCTACGGCCATGATTCATATTCGGTGGAAGTATCGAGCTGTCGTTCAGCCAGCAGTGAAATCGTGCTGTCACTAGTGCTTAAAAATCACGATTGGACTGATTTAAGTGACAATAAAAAGGACAAAGTACTTGAGAAACTATCAAAGTTCTTTGCTATACCGAAG GAATTTATCGTTATGGAATCTGTAACAAAACGTGAACTCAGCGAAATGCAGAAGGAATCAAAGCGCAGAGGTCATAATAAGTGTCATAGTAATTATAATAGTCCTGTGGGACGCGTTAGCTTTGTT CTTGGCTGTGGCTCTAAATATTTTACAATGAGCGAACCAATAAACAAACAAATCGGTGCACAAATGAAGGATGGTTCTATTGATAACATAACTGACGAAAAGTTTTGTTGGTGGGTCATATGGCACAAGCATTACAAAACaag AGCGCAACGGAGTCGCCGTCAAACGGACGGTTCTGGTGCAGATGAGGTTGATGATGATTATGATTATGAATATGATGAAGATGATGAAGAAGT GGATAACGTAACAGAAGTGCCAGTAACCACAGTGCATGCACATCGTCATCATCACGGAGCTGGCCAG GATGACAATGAAACGAGCACAGTACTGTCTGGACCAGAAATCAGTCGCACA TCCTTTACAACACCACAAGCTTTGGATGTTTATGGCTCTTCTTCAACTGTTGCACAACAAGCACCATCAACATCCACTTCCGACACGGCCACTACACCTACAATATCGAACAGCGAAAGTACAGCATCCACATATGGGTCTACAGATTATATTGAACCCAAAGTCGAGAATACGGCGCCAATGATACGCGCGCGCTTGCAGAAGTTTGCTATGACATCGGGCAAGGCATTCTCATACTCGGTGCCGCAGGATACATTTTATGATGCAGAGGATCTTACAAATTTGCGTTTAGATTTGACAGACAAAGATGGTCGAGAATTGAAGGCATCATCATGGCTACAATTCAATCCAGAAACGCATGTCCTATACGGCCT ACCATTGGATGATTCTGTATCGAAGTGGCAATATCGTTTGTCGGCTACAGATTCAGGTAACGACTCAGTCACGGAGACACTGGAAGTAGCTGTACAGCAGCATCGTGGTGTGCGAACTGTAAATCATGAGATAAGCATCACTGTAAAgataaacgaaaaaaatataaacaacatTGATTGGCAGCTAAAATTAATGCGAG ATGTTGCCTCGACACTAGGTGATGAAAATACCAACTGGATTGTTGTGCGTGAAATCCGTCTAATGCCACAAGATTCGAATACGGCCACCTTTGTATATTTCAATGAAACTTTTCCCACCAGCGAGTGTCCGGAGTACGAACTAAACAAGTTGGTTAAACGGTTAGATGCTAGTCGTCTGAGTGATTTGGTTTATCCTACTTTGAGTGTCAAATCAATAACTGGCCAATTGATTGGCGCCTGTCAGAAGTCACATATTACAAAACCGAAGCCAACTACACATATATCAACAAATGTGCCACCCCTGCCACGCAATCAAGTTGATCGTGTTAATGCTACTGTTGgacatttacttgtttttaaagtTCCAAGCGATACATTCTATGATCCAAATGACAATGAGCATCTAACTTTAACACTCAAAACAAAAGAACACAAGGAATTGAATCCACGACATTGGTTACAATTTGATTCGAAGAATCAAGAATTTTATGGCATACCCAAGAGTGGTGATGCTGGCTCAGAGGAATATCTATTAGTAGCACAAGATGCTGGCGGACTAAGTGCAACAGATGCTTTGGTTGTGGTGGTTAATCATGCACCTAAAAAAGAATTTAGCGTTTACTTTAAAGCGTACCTGGCCATACGACATGAGCAATTTAATGCCGATTTACAGCGCAAATTTGTGGAACGCATTTCACAGCTCTTTGGCGACACAACAACACAATATGTTCAAATACGTTCGGTGACGACACATCATGATTCAGACAGTACAATTGTAAATTTCTATAATACTAGTTTGTATAAAACACATAATCGTTGTCCTGAAGAGGAAATTGAGGCAGTGCGTAGTGTATACTTAATCAAGGATCATATGGTACGTGATCATGTGAAAAGAATGCTTGGGCCTGAATTAAATGTAACCAATGTGCAAGCATTACCGTTAGGCTTGTGTCATC ctcaaACTGATATTATACATCGTGACTATGCACCCACGAAGACCGACGACCCCACTCTTAAATCTAGCTTCAGTGAGCAGTACCTGTACACAATTATATTGCCAGCAGTAATTATTGTTAGTATGATAACTATCGCTTTACTGATTGCCTGCTGTTTGCATCGTCGTCGCCGCAAGAGTGGTAAAATGGAATTAG GTGACGAAGAGGAACGTCGATCTTTTCGAAAGAAGAACATACCCGTCATTTTCCAAGATGAGTTAGATGAAAAGcctgaaatcggtaacaaaaGTCCAATCATTTTAAAGGATGAAAAGCCACCGCTATTGCCACCTTCTTACAATACGTCGAACATGAACG GTGATAATGATGTAGATGAGTATGTGCCACCGCCAGCCGTCGTAGTGGGAGGAGGGCGTGAGGCGCGAGGGAAATCACCAGCCACGCCATCATATCGAAAACCCCCACCATACGTTTCACCATAA